A genomic region of Streptomyces rimosus contains the following coding sequences:
- a CDS encoding recombinase family protein: protein MAYARPGDTVRIPGMFRLVRSTGHILDVFDVLHRYRLALRIHDGAFSAMDLTVRPPCAPENCCPP from the coding sequence CTGGCGTACGCGCGGCCGGGCGACACAGTGCGCATCCCTGGGATGTTCCGCCTCGTGCGCAGCACCGGCCACATCCTCGACGTGTTCGACGTCCTCCACCGCTACCGCCTCGCGCTGCGCATCCACGACGGCGCGTTCTCCGCGATGGACCTCACCGTCCGCCCCCCCTGCGCACCGGAGAACTGCTGTCCACCGTGA
- a CDS encoding DUF7489 domain-containing protein yields the protein MSVVAHHFGEHGLVGGRFFARTLHGRDAASPPVRRWYGDRPDHRAWPDRIDGVDVRHPGMTYVIPENATCGPASPTADPRRLSSMFKTHKAGRDDAWEGVIVNKSRGMLDGSNMYHFVEIRIADDDPMKVRISRRLWKSVAVGDRIVKRPGADPVKG from the coding sequence GTGAGTGTCGTCGCCCACCATTTTGGTGAACACGGTCTGGTGGGTGGACGCTTCTTTGCCCGCACCCTCCATGGCCGCGACGCTGCCTCCCCGCCCGTGCGGCGCTGGTACGGAGACCGGCCTGACCACCGCGCCTGGCCCGACCGGATCGACGGCGTCGATGTGCGGCACCCTGGCATGACATATGTCATCCCCGAAAATGCGACGTGCGGCCCTGCAAGTCCTACTGCCGATCCTCGTAGACTCAGTAGCATGTTCAAAACTCACAAAGCCGGACGAGACGATGCCTGGGAAGGCGTCATCGTCAATAAGTCCCGAGGCATGCTCGATGGCTCGAACATGTACCACTTCGTCGAGATCCGTATCGCCGACGACGATCCCATGAAGGTCCGGATCAGTCGTCGGCTCTGGAAGTCGGTCGCGGTCGGTGATCGAATCGTCAAGCGGCCGGGCGCCGACCCGGTCAAGGGGTAG
- a CDS encoding acylphosphatase, translating into MMIQRHLHVRGLVQGVYYRDTCRQLAEESGVTGWVRNLHNGDVEALFEGSPENVTCLVRWAAKGPGAAEVTECTVTAESPEGHRDFRILPDARPA; encoded by the coding sequence ATGATGATCCAACGACACCTTCACGTCCGTGGCCTCGTGCAGGGCGTGTACTACCGCGACACCTGCCGTCAACTGGCCGAGGAATCGGGCGTGACCGGTTGGGTCCGCAACCTTCACAACGGTGACGTGGAGGCCCTGTTCGAGGGCTCACCGGAAAATGTCACATGCCTGGTGCGGTGGGCGGCCAAAGGTCCGGGCGCCGCCGAAGTGACCGAGTGCACCGTGACTGCCGAAAGCCCCGAAGGACACCGAGACTTCCGCATCCTGCCCGATGCTCGGCCGGCCTAG
- a CDS encoding NAD(P)H-dependent flavin oxidoreductase: protein MTTLLTHLDIDRPILAAPMAGGASTPALVTATARAGGLGFLAGGYKSAQALAGQIHTVESEGVPFGVNLFARNPIPVPPKAYQDYARLLQNEADRYGLTLSDTAPLDDDDHWADKIALLVAHPVPWVSFTFGIPDAGTVTSLRRAGTTVLQCVTTPAEARLAVDAGVDALIVQGPAAGGHSATLTPERPVTSIALPDLVTAVRHTVALPVIATGGIATPADVAAVLQAGAQAAMVGTVLLRTDESGASAPHKAALADPDFDTTVITRAFTGRPARALRNHFTDRYSAHAPAGYPALHHLTSPLRKAATAAGDTDLIHLWAGTGFRQARTEPVAHTAERLTGRL, encoded by the coding sequence ATGACCACCCTGCTGACCCATCTCGATATCGACCGTCCGATCCTGGCCGCGCCCATGGCCGGCGGAGCAAGCACACCCGCTCTGGTCACCGCGACGGCACGCGCCGGCGGACTGGGATTTCTGGCCGGCGGCTACAAGAGCGCGCAGGCACTCGCCGGGCAGATTCACACCGTCGAATCCGAGGGCGTACCGTTCGGCGTCAATCTCTTTGCGCGCAACCCCATCCCCGTGCCCCCTAAGGCATATCAGGATTACGCACGCCTTTTGCAGAACGAGGCCGACCGCTACGGGCTGACGCTGTCCGACACCGCACCGCTGGATGACGACGACCACTGGGCAGACAAGATCGCATTGCTGGTCGCCCACCCTGTCCCCTGGGTGTCCTTCACCTTCGGCATCCCCGACGCCGGGACCGTCACGAGCCTGCGCCGAGCCGGAACCACCGTCCTGCAATGCGTCACCACCCCCGCCGAGGCACGCCTGGCGGTCGATGCCGGCGTCGACGCGCTGATCGTGCAGGGGCCGGCCGCCGGCGGGCACTCGGCCACGCTGACCCCCGAACGTCCGGTCACCTCCATCGCCCTGCCCGACCTCGTCACCGCGGTACGCCACACCGTCGCCCTGCCGGTCATCGCCACCGGCGGCATCGCCACCCCCGCCGACGTGGCAGCCGTCCTCCAGGCCGGCGCGCAAGCCGCCATGGTCGGCACCGTACTGCTGCGCACCGACGAGAGCGGAGCCTCCGCACCCCACAAGGCCGCCCTGGCGGACCCGGACTTCGACACCACCGTCATCACCCGCGCCTTCACAGGACGGCCGGCCCGCGCCCTGCGCAACCACTTCACCGACCGGTACTCCGCCCACGCCCCGGCCGGCTACCCGGCCCTGCACCACCTCACGAGCCCACTCCGCAAGGCGGCCACCGCGGCCGGCGACACGGACCTGATCCACCTGTGGGCCGGCACCGGTTTCCGCCAGGCCAGAACCGAACCCGTGGCCCATACCGCCGAACGACTGACCGGCCGCCTCTGA
- a CDS encoding LysR family transcriptional regulator encodes MTSTDIELRHLRAFSSVARHRSFSRAAEELLITQPALSRTIAQLENRLNVLLLERSSRHLALTDTGAHFLEHAERVLAALDAALAAVRPRVTLRLGFGWLLPDPWAQRTVSRFEEETGASVVLTRTDDPVQALRRSTVDIALVRGDADVPTEMRSVRLYDEPRIAVCSERSELTRFTHLDWADVRYWPLVVNTVSGTTGPSSWPVGERPDEIVETANYDEWLETVAANRGIGIVPGVAQRRAQHPALRFVPLTNAPLSPVSLVHLPDTQRTLVRRFLDAALQSTPE; translated from the coding sequence ATGACGAGCACGGACATCGAACTGCGGCACCTGCGGGCTTTCTCTTCCGTGGCGCGCCACCGCTCCTTCTCCCGGGCCGCCGAGGAACTCCTGATCACCCAGCCGGCACTCAGCCGTACGATCGCGCAACTGGAGAACAGGCTGAACGTCCTGCTCCTCGAACGCTCCTCCCGGCACCTGGCGCTGACCGACACCGGTGCGCACTTCCTGGAGCACGCCGAGCGGGTCCTCGCCGCCCTGGACGCAGCGCTGGCCGCCGTCAGGCCCCGTGTCACCCTCCGGCTCGGCTTCGGCTGGCTGCTGCCCGATCCTTGGGCGCAGCGGACCGTCAGCCGTTTCGAGGAGGAGACCGGGGCCTCGGTCGTCCTGACCCGCACCGACGACCCTGTCCAGGCGCTGCGCCGGAGTACCGTCGACATCGCCCTGGTGCGGGGGGACGCCGATGTACCGACGGAGATGCGGAGCGTGCGCCTGTACGACGAGCCCCGCATCGCGGTCTGCTCGGAGCGCAGCGAGCTGACCCGCTTCACGCATCTGGACTGGGCCGATGTCCGGTACTGGCCTCTGGTCGTCAACACGGTCAGCGGAACCACCGGCCCCTCGTCGTGGCCCGTCGGCGAACGCCCGGACGAGATCGTCGAAACGGCCAACTACGACGAGTGGCTGGAGACGGTGGCCGCCAACCGGGGCATCGGCATCGTTCCCGGGGTCGCGCAACGCCGTGCCCAGCACCCCGCCCTCCGCTTCGTCCCCCTCACCAACGCGCCCCTCAGCCCGGTCAGCCTGGTGCATCTGCCCGACACCCAGCGGACGCTGGTCCGCCGCTTCCTGGACGCTGCCCTGCAGAGCACACCTGAGTGA
- a CDS encoding acrylyl-CoA reductase family protein — MTTFTGWIARETPDGHRTTLEELDSEVLDDRDTTLRVHYSSINYKDALALHGRPGVIRRRPLVTGIDATGEVLASRHPRWRPGDLVTLNGAGLGEDRHGGLAGLAAVDGADLVPVPAPFTPAQAAAIGTAGFTAALSLLALERHGLAPAHGPVLVTGAGGGVGSVAIALLADSGYEVIAVTGRPDTLHDRLTRLGAAHVVDRAELDPQGKPLAKQRWAGVVDAVGGPLLAGALAGLRHSGTATTCGLAAGAAFPGNVMPFILRGISLLGIDSVRTPRERREAAWQLLARHLDPGLLDTVTRSVPLAAAQDAAADVLAGHGTGRTVVDVRAR, encoded by the coding sequence ATGACCACATTCACCGGATGGATCGCCCGTGAAACTCCCGACGGGCATCGCACGACCCTCGAAGAACTCGACAGCGAGGTTCTGGACGACCGTGACACCACCCTGCGGGTGCACTATTCCAGCATCAACTACAAGGACGCCCTTGCCTTGCACGGCCGTCCCGGTGTGATCCGCCGCCGCCCCCTCGTGACCGGTATCGACGCCACCGGGGAGGTTCTCGCCTCCCGTCACCCCCGCTGGCGCCCGGGCGATCTCGTCACCCTGAACGGTGCCGGGCTGGGGGAGGACCGGCATGGCGGCCTCGCCGGTCTCGCGGCCGTCGACGGAGCGGACCTCGTCCCCGTGCCCGCCCCCTTCACCCCGGCCCAGGCCGCGGCCATCGGTACCGCCGGGTTCACCGCGGCGCTCAGCCTCCTCGCCCTCGAACGGCATGGACTGGCCCCCGCGCACGGACCTGTCCTGGTCACCGGTGCCGGCGGCGGCGTCGGCTCGGTCGCCATCGCGCTGCTGGCCGACTCCGGGTACGAGGTGATCGCCGTGACCGGCCGTCCGGACACCCTCCATGACCGGCTCACCAGGCTCGGCGCCGCCCACGTCGTCGACCGAGCGGAGCTCGACCCGCAGGGCAAGCCGCTCGCCAAGCAGCGCTGGGCAGGAGTGGTCGACGCGGTCGGTGGCCCCCTCCTGGCCGGCGCCCTCGCCGGGCTGCGGCACTCCGGTACCGCCACCACCTGCGGCCTCGCCGCCGGCGCCGCGTTCCCCGGAAACGTCATGCCGTTCATCCTCCGCGGCATCTCCCTCCTCGGCATCGACTCCGTCCGCACGCCGCGCGAGCGCCGCGAAGCCGCCTGGCAGCTCCTCGCCCGCCACCTCGACCCGGGCCTGCTCGACACCGTGACCCGCTCCGTCCCCCTCGCGGCCGCGCAGGACGCCGCCGCGGACGTGCTCGCGGGCCACGGGACAGGCCGTACCGTCGTCGACGTCCGCGCGCGCTGA